A region of the Salvia splendens isolate huo1 chromosome 11, SspV2, whole genome shotgun sequence genome:
actTTTAATATTTAGACTTTATGTAATTTTAACGGATAATCCAAGATGATAAaactattctattttttttgggCAGGATGGAGTACCTGCTACTACTGTATTGAAATCAGTGGAAACTACAAAGAGAATTGATTGATggcaaataaaaaaaacattcaaaCCAAGATTGAAAAAATATGTTAGTGAAGAACACACTGGATTTCTAAATAGATGAATATCAAATGTAATGTCTAAAATAATTGACCAAGAATTGATCAAGAACGAAATCGATGAACATGATCAAGTGCCAAATTATATAAAGCTAGTCCCTTTTCACCAAGGCGGTGAACCCAACTCCTCAGACAAGACAAGGTTAGCTACTCAGGCATCGGCCTCACATTCTCAATCATCTTCACAACTTGTGCTATTTTAGGCCTCTGCTCTGCCATCCTCACCACACAAGCTATACCTATCTGCAACATCTCCACCAACTCCTCCTCTATATTCGGATACTTTAGCAGTTCGAGATCGAACACCTCCGCTGTCCACTCCTCCCTCACCACTGAGTGCACCCAACGCACCAGATGGAGAATCTCGTCCCCATTCGTCGTGTGTATGGGTGACTTACCTGTCAGGAGCTCCAGCAGGATCACTCCGAAGCTGTACACATCCGACGCCTGTGTTGCCTTTCGCGTGTCTGTCACCTCCGGGGCACGGTACCCTGCAGCACGAGCTACTGGTGGAGGCACCGAGCTCATTACTGCTGCCAGACCAGGATCCGACACACACCCATGGTTTTGAGGGTTTAGGAATATGTTTGAGGATTTCACGTTGCCATGGACGAGCTTCCCGTTGTTTTCTTCGTGGACACGGGCAATGCCCCTTGCTGCTCCGAGGGCTATCTTTACTCGCCTTTCCCAGTCCAACGGGGTCTTGTTTTCTCCTCGTTTTCCTGCAAGTTTCAACAAGAGTCACAACTACTTAACCGCTTTGTTCATCCATCTGTTAGCAACAGCTGATAACATCCATAATGATCAACAATAATGCAAGACTAATAATTGTAAGAACAAAACAAGAGGATCAATCATAGAGAATCATCCCAAAATAACAAATGGTAGTAGTTAGCAAACAAAAGGCTAAGAGATGCtgtaaatattataaacaaatCACCAATTCCACACATCAAAAATCACAGTTGTTTGCCAAAAAATTGAGAAGCAAAATGGAGAAAAGGTGTGAGAAAAGTACCATGAAGCATTGAAGCCAAACTCCCTTGAGTGTAATAATCATAAACCATGAGCTTCTCATCCTTTGAGTAATAGTAAGCCCTCAACTCAGCCACATTCTCATGCTTGATGCCTCCAATCAACTCCATCTGCTGCTCGAAATCCTTCTTCCCGACGTTCACATCCTTGAGCCTCTTCACCACCACTGTCGTCGCATCCTCCATGACCGCCCTATAGGCCGTCCCGAACGTGCCCTTACCCAACACCTCAGCGGAAGCCCTCAACAAATCCTCCAAATCAAAGGCATAGTTACACCCCTCGAAAAAGGCCAACTTATTACTACCATCTTCGCCCCCGGAGATAGCTCTCTCCCCCTTCTCGAGCTTCCCCGTAAACACATCATCATTGTCAGCCTTCCTCCTAAGCAAGCACACAAACAATAGGAAACCAAAGCCAACAAGCCCGGCAACAGAGCCACCTACCACAATCCCAAGCATTGCATTTTGACTAAGCCTTCCTACATTCTTGATTCTTGAACCTTGCTCACGCGGTGCTAACACTAAAGGTGAGCTAGTGACAGTGTAATCCAACAAAGATTGATCATTTCCCGCAAACACAGATTTGGGAAACCTCTGCAATGACCTAGGCACACTACCCACAAGATCATTGTCTGACAAATTAAGCTGCTGCAAATTAGGTAAATTCAAATCAGGAATTTCACCGGAAAGAGAATTCTTGGCAAGATTCAATGCAGTGAGCTGAGACAAGCTAGAAAGGGAGGTAGGGATGGCGCCGGTGAAGGCATTGTGAGACAAATTAAGCACGGTTAGATTCCTCCAAAGAGAGAAATCCAAAGGGAGTGGGCCAGAGAAACGGTTGTAGTGAAGATAGAGAAAGGTTAGGTTTTTCAAGCCCCCAAAATCAAGCGGGAAAGACCCAGTAATGGCGTTGGATCTGAGGCTCAAGATCTGCAGAGCTGATAAGCGGCCGAGCGTGTTGGCCGGAATAGGGCCGTGGAGGCCGATTCCCGGCAGCCTCACTGAAATTACTCTGTTGCCCTCATCGTCGCAGGAGATTCCGGTCCAGTTGTGGCAAATTGGGGAATTCGCATCCCAGTTCAGAGAGCGAGAATGAGGGAGATTGTTTGCGAAATCTAGCAATGCTTGCTTGTCGCTTTCAAGAAGAGTTTTTTCAGCAGCATGGCATTTCAGTACCAAAAAAATGGCACCCGCCATGAAAACAGCAAGGCCCAGCTGCCCCTTCATCTcaaagattggatttttttcTGGGTTTGAAGAATTTGAAACAAAAAACTCAACTTTTGAGCAAAGGATGAAGATTTCAAGAATTGTATTTGGGAAAAGTGGAGAGATAGAAAGGGGGCTGGCTTGTTAGAGAAACGAAGAGTTGTTTGTCTGTGTTGGATTTTTGGAATTGAGTGCCATTTGTAACAACTGCTCTCACACAGAAATAGTgatgatgagagagaaagaacAAAGTTTTATAGAGAAATGAAGTAAACTCTGGAAAAGGCAAAGTGAATTAAGAAAGATTTAGTTATGGTTTCAAAATACAACGTTATTGTTCTAGTCTTTTTGTTGGATCTCTTTATTCCAGTTTAGAAACTTGAAATTGGAATTCGAAATTGGATCTTATTCTCTCACAAAGATCAACGCttagtccactataaggcggacccGCCTAATAACCACACCCCAGTTTTTGTCTATAGCCCCAATTTTAttatccatagccccaaaattctatttccgccactatagttgacacctccaatagcccccaaattttataatcaattttcatttttaaatatttttagtttcaatcaagtgtaatttaaataatcgcagtgtaaattactagaatacgaggtaattagggccgaatattcgttgtattgcaaaccggtaaaattatacaatgaataattaaaataaaatacaactacaaaactccgccaccgtctactcggtgtcgaagtcggcttcctcgtgttcctcttcttcttcttctcctcctcctcctcctcctctctcgctgctgccggccgcggtatccccaggcccattatcaaccaaccccagtcgactctcaatccgattgatgagcctcttgtagacgttcctgacgtacgggtcagtttccccCGCGGTATgacctgcatacgtcttgcagttgttgcatcaactgcactctatggtattggccaatacctcgtggggttgcaccgtgggctgtgggattggggAGGGCTGGCTGGTGAAGCGTgtctaggttgggtctgtaatctccaaatgcggaacgactcagattccgctgtaaaggtggcggagttggagaagacctccacgactgagatggaggaaggggtggactcgatgcccacggtgggggagattgattccaactccaaggCTGGGACGGAGGCGCATATCCGCCAaagcccgacggctgagaagcatatccgccaaaacccgatggctgagaaggatagcccgaggggtttgatggattgctgccatatcccgattcctgagagtcgggtgattcgtcgtctcctcggtgcattttttagagagtggttgtgtagatagtgagtggagggattttgtgaaaatggtgaaaaataggtggtggggagtggtatttatagagaaaaaaaataaaaaaaaaaattgaaattgacgCCGCAAGCACCGCGGCGGATGTCGCCACTATGGTcaccgcgcctataggcgcggctatgccccccgccgcgtcctcgccccgcacccgGCGATCGCCCGTCCGCCCCCCTCGCCACgcccgccgcgtccacccccggGGCGGACAACCTTGCCACTATAGCCCGCCGCCCGCCCGTgaacgcggctatagccgcgtccactccatagtggataccctaatgCGCACCGAAAAAGGCACATTGATATTATAAAGGGCTCTCGACTCTCTGTCAATTCAAATTAATAGTATTCGTTAAAGAATTTGGTATTTGGTGACTTTATATGCATTTTTTGTTTGCATATGTTGGCTGGCTCGTGTAGGAGCAGTTGTTGTTTTACTatgatttaaaattaattaagtccaaCTAAAGATAGTAAATTtaaatagtaaataaaaaaaggtaGGGAAGAAGAATCCAATGAAAAGTTaaaatggatttgaagattTGATACTTGAGTGTATTGAAGCTTATGATTACGGAAtcggatcctctgctgtgcccCTTGGCACAGCAGGAGCTGCTGTGTATTAAACGCAGCCTCCAACAAATGAAACGCAAGTAtgtttttttcattctttttatttccttttcctttcttttacaATTTCAATCCTTTTTGCTTTCCTTTATTTAACTAAATTACAAGTGCAGATTTAATATGGGTATTTGTGCCTGAATTAATAGCCGACATAGACATTATCAAACTCACTTAAATTATGCAactaccataaattcatacgcaAACATACAATAAAAGAAAAGCAAAAAGGATTGAAATtgtaaaagaaaggaaaaggaaataaaaagaatgaaaaaaacaTACCTGCGTTTCATTTGTTGGATGCTGCGTTTAATACACAGCAGCTCCTGCTGTGCCAAGgggcacagcagaggatccgaTTCCTATGATTACAACTATCAGATTGTTTGCATAAACAGTGAAAGTGGAGTTGAACATTGACAAATGCTAGTGTAGTGCCTAACTATCATAATGACAAGTTTAAAGTCAATTACCACTAATCATTGCAACTAAAACAATATAGCGGATGGCCACAAAAGAATTTAATggaaaaaaaagttaataaataTTGTTTATGCTTCTTCAACCAAGGCATAATTTCTTATGCGTAGTCGAGGCTGttaattaaattcgaaaatatACTTATGTTAAGTGTGATTTGTAAGCATTTATACACAAACAAATGTTATAAATCAATGTATACAAAAATACTTCtccatccatgaaaaatagactcattttgccattttggattttcacaaaaaatagtcttatttctaaaaatgaaaagtttttctcttatattttttccaccttttcttctctctttaaTACTTTATCTTTCTCCTACCTctgttattttattcattttgtaCCTCACCTCTCTTACTATATCAATATTGAAATTTGAGTTGTCtacaaataagactattttttatagacAGAGAAGTATTAAGTAATTTCCCTCTATCCCACTTAAGGAGTCatactttaccatttttagaTGTCCCACTTTAGGAATCCAGATTTAAATattctataaatggtaatagaccatacattccactcactttttttctactcacattttattataaagagtgaactacataaatagtactccaccgtcccataatagatgtcacactttcttttttagtttgcctcacaaaagatgtcatatttcattttttaggaaaaattctctcacattaatataaatatactattttctctctccacttaacatacaaaataacatctcctaaaatcttgtgtcatttcccaagtgtgtcatctattatgggacggagggagtacatgatctttcactttcacACAAAAATGACAccatatctttgttttatatcatttttttacCTACAAATCACATTTTGAGTATCTGATGCTCATTTTCACCTCAAAATACCCCCTAAAAAACACATTTTCACATTTTTCGTTCcatgaagggcatttttggtCATACACGAAAAGAGGACATAaaatgatatactccctccgtcccaataaaaatcaaacatttagtttttggcacgagattttatgtaatgttgttttgtgagttaatgaatagagagtaaagtaagtgagatgaaaaaatagagaaagtgttgtttgtattttagaaaacgttcaatttttaatgagacagatGAAGTATATATCTTCTCTATCTTTCTCTTCTatacttttattattaatattaatattgtgatattataaatttatatttaatttatattttaatattatttaaattaaactcATACTTAATTACAGATAtagttttaattattattattatattattataacatTAATAACTCGTAATtgattaataattataatatactaCTTATTTAATATATAGAtcttataatattaaattataatgataattattattattattattattattattattttatcaatgtagtcttaataaaatttaaaattatgaattatatatataacaatATAAAATGATTGAATActtttaattaggtgttttagtcctaaaatgatactcactccgtcccacaagaatatgcattctttcatttttagttcgtcctacaagaatatgcattatctaattttgaaaagtcttttctctctagtAAGGTTAGACTCATTCTCCACgcacaatactttaattactttttctcttcacatctcttttactttactaattttatattaaaatttgtgccgaATCCAAATtgtatattctttggggacggagggagtattataaaacaattaaattaaaaatattaaattaatttaattagtttaaataatttatttaattagatattttgtCCTTAACTTATACTACGAATGTCAATTAGGTGTATgtataaaatactagtagtaaaagggagaaaatgaagaataaaaACAAGAGGAAATAGAAactaagggcattagcaatggtgTCCCCTCTCTGGAGCCCATCTCAGGGCTTATCTTCATTTTCTCCTACCACGTCAGCAGACCCATCTCAGAGCTTATCTCCATGTAATGAGAGTTCATTCCAGAGCCTATCTCAGAACTtatctcatttccacatcatcattattttattttatttttaatatcaatgtctaaatattttatactccattaaaatatacataataaattaattatttgttgTATTACAATATTGGAAAAAAAGAATACAACGAGAagctaatttaaaaaaaaacaaaataaaacattctacattaaaaaacaaaaaaacaagagATAAGTAAAATTGAGATTGCCATTAGAGAAGGATAAATGTGAATTGATAGAGAATAAGGTATATATAGTGGATAGAagatgaattaatttttttttaaaggggGAGATCGGCTGATGTATCGGCCTTGGGGTGGAGGCGGAAGGGAGTGGCCATCGGCTCCCTCCTGGGCCGATCGTTCGGCCCCATTGCTAGTGGCCTAAGAAGATAAagtaaagaagaaagaaaaaaaaaatagaattcgcATATTTGGTACTCCCTctattccatagtagtggaggtaTTTCTTTCCAgcatggagattaagaaaaattgtgttaagtgagttaacaTAAGGAAGAATaaataggaaatgaaaaaggttgagagataaagagagaataaaataagtgagagaaaagtaagtgagaagaaatgcgttgactttttactaaaaagagaaatgacttcaCTGCTATGGAACGTACAaagatagaaaaatgactctactactatggaacagatggagtaatatttaattgaaatttccaaataTATTGTCTATGACtcaaaaatcacatttttggtacatatggttatttttgtcatgaggtaccaaaaacgatataaaacaaaaatcatGTACTATTtttgtgcgaaagtgaaagatcaagtactatttttgtagttcactctattataaaacaaatgtatataagtaggactcacatttcactatttttttttcatcaactttcttttacattttttaaaacctatACCGAACTCAAATGGGACTTCTAAAATTGGGACTTGGATAGTAGTACTATCtccgtattttaaaaataacaactcttCTCATTTTAGTGcgtcttttaaaaataataactttCAAACTTTCTATATTAGGAAATCTTTAAACCtctatatatcaatttatttaccacttatacCACTATAATAAAATGGactccacaatccactaatattaattctattatttttttgtcttcctctctcttactttactaaattttttcttcttttctcttactttaccaatttttttctattatctcttactttatcaattgtgcattaaaacacaTATCATTTAACTCTTATACGAAGCTGCATACTGTAACGACATgatgaatgatattttattgCGTACTCTGATTTAACACCCCTCATAATAATGTCGGACGAGGGACCCTTAGGATTGggtttcaacttttttttttcatgaatgatgaatgatatCGAAATTTGAGTGCATTAAAGATTGTCAGAGGTTTCCCATGTCCAAAACTATGGTATATTAATGGTGCACACTACCGCTCATAAATATTTGGCCGTTTACAAGCGTTGGCACATTTCAGAAATCATCATAAATTTACTTCCtagtaatataaaataatatattctactaatcAAAATTCAGTTGTATAACAATATTatatcaattaattttatttgctATCACATGATTCAACGATTTCTCAAATTACAATAATCATTATTAAACACCACGCCCAAGGTACGTGAAACACAACCATTCTTATTAAAAAATTTGGCTCATCCATAAGACATACTCCTTCCATTCCCTCgtaattgagttatttttctattttaaaaagttTCTAAGTCATTTCTATATATAGTAGCAATAATTaacactttttttctctcttatttattctctctaacttactttattttctttactttattttcttactttttttttatctatctgCTTAACACACTAAACATTTTTTTCTAACTCTATGCCAAAAAGTTCcacctcaactatgagggaacaaaGAAAGTAcgtttttaaaacaaaagaagtactactcccttcattccatgttaatagatACTCCcgccgttccatagtaataaagtcattttgccattttgatacgttccatagtaataaaatcatttccctttttagtaaaagtcaacacattttttctacacatactttactctctcttacttttttctctcttcatctctctacctttttcattttccactttattcctCATTACTTAACTcatctaacacaatttttcttaatctccgtgccgaaaagaaacgcttccattactatggaacaaaGAGAGTActatatttcattttctgctctcattttagaaaaataattaaaatgaaaaagagtaaagtaaaaaagagaataatgtagagaagactcttctctacattattttctcttactttactctttcatcttaattatttattacttcatccgtcccacaaatatgcacttttggtcggacacagattttaatgcacaattaataaagtagaagagaaataaaaagaaaaatgtaattaaagtattgttagtagaaaaTGAGTCTTACCTTATTAAAGTGAAAAGagttttcaaatttgaaaagtgtatatttttatgCAATGGACTAAAAAcgaaaaaatacatattcttaCGGAGCGGagaaagtattatttttctaaaatgagtgcagaaaatgaacgCCTCTATTAAAatagaatggagggagtattatttaattactCAAATAACCTTATATTGTTCATTAACTTATTTTGCTTTATTTGAACTAACCTAATAAGTGGTTATGAATTCATAGTTTTGCGGAGCATTAAAAAAGCTTAAAACAATACATAAATTTTAACGTATGTAAATAAAAGGTGATTTTTCTTTTAACATAGATGTATTacctttatttcatttttctattaatagaagatattttatttatttatcgcTCTATACTAGTAATGATGTGACCAATCCACCGTATCGCGTACATGGGTTATGAGCTAATATGAGTTAAAAATTTCTTACCCTAATCCTAAATAATCAGGTTTACGGCTTGATTTATACATACTCACTTAGTCTTATAAAAAATAcaacttttttctattttgatagaATACTTCTATTTCGGTAACTTCTTTCTTTCTAATTTGACATATTAACCATAATCATCTTCAACAAAGAATAAACAGGAAAGAAGAAGGGATGAATTGTATGTGGTGAAGGGTGTCGCTACAGTTGCAAGGCGATAGCATTTCCAGTTAACAGAGAGGTGGAAAGGTttttactccctttgtcccacattaagtgaatcattttcattttgggaagtctcactctaaatgacacatttctaaaaatagaaatatcattctctctattttttccttctctcttaccaGAATAGAAATGTTTCACTTAAAATAGGacggatgaagggagtaattttttaaaaatatatataaatatatttatatatataggggtgcattataatgataactccaatttgtgtgataaccctataactaaatctccaccacacattttaaaaatatgtggtttggatttaatctaacaaaactatcattttatcaaataaaactatcatatttcggatatattaagggcaaaatagtcatttcgttataaaattgggcgggtaagaagaaaacgtgaattaaacactgcattcaatttctctcacactcaaaccctctgaatcgcatttcaaacccttgcttcttcagtttcaaaggaaaaatcatccaaattctggaatatgtcgaaggaaaacgctcaagcatcatcgaaggaagactggatgaagtttattacttatttcacttttgtttttgctcgattttatcattttgccagagattctcgttttttttcgattctatagttttttagtgtagatttagagttacatttgacaacatgatgaatttactttgaatttacttcatacttggttttgtatcatcaattcataccttattccatgatgaattattgttttaaattataaaatgatagtttcaaatgataaaatgataccagggatagaaatcagctgcttctactaatgtattgaatttcataccaatcattggcttcaaagtaTCATCACAAACcagaatgtacatacctacaaatcagtaaaactatcattttatcaagttagagtatcattcta
Encoded here:
- the LOC121753667 gene encoding probable inactive receptor kinase At4g23740, yielding MKGQLGLAVFMAGAIFLVLKCHAAEKTLLESDKQALLDFANNLPHSRSLNWDANSPICHNWTGISCDDEGNRVISVRLPGIGLHGPIPANTLGRLSALQILSLRSNAITGSFPLDFGGLKNLTFLYLHYNRFSGPLPLDFSLWRNLTVLNLSHNAFTGAIPTSLSSLSQLTALNLAKNSLSGEIPDLNLPNLQQLNLSDNDLVGSVPRSLQRFPKSVFAGNDQSLLDYTVTSSPLVLAPREQGSRIKNVGRLSQNAMLGIVVGGSVAGLVGFGFLLFVCLLRRKADNDDVFTGKLEKGERAISGGEDGSNKLAFFEGCNYAFDLEDLLRASAEVLGKGTFGTAYRAVMEDATTVVVKRLKDVNVGKKDFEQQMELIGGIKHENVAELRAYYYSKDEKLMVYDYYTQGSLASMLHGKRGENKTPLDWERRVKIALGAARGIARVHEENNGKLVHGNVKSSNIFLNPQNHGCVSDPGLAAVMSSVPPPVARAAGYRAPEVTDTRKATQASDVYSFGVILLELLTGKSPIHTTNGDEILHLVRWVHSVVREEWTAEVFDLELLKYPNIEEELVEMLQIGIACVVRMAEQRPKIAQVVKMIENVRPMPE